A genomic window from Colletotrichum destructivum chromosome 7, complete sequence includes:
- a CDS encoding Putative major facilitator superfamily, MFS transporter superfamily — protein sequence MEEPRNDKQGLSTDEHANSSTGMPHRPSNDHASIEAFPEAPQPTLQTPKTVLDIHDDIHDDDIEYPEGGFQAWMVVVGAWCAMIPPMGILNTISVLQGWLLQNELEGVPESKAGWIFSCYAFFITACGAQVGPVFDAFDIRVLLIPGSIGLIASMIFLSLSTEFYQMLLSFGVCGGISAAFLFNPALSAIGHWFCERRAFATGVACTAGGMGGIGFSLIIQYLAPRIGFPWAMRIIAFISTGSLIVTNIFLRKRLPPKRKSKALIDFRLLRDVKFGATVVAIFFVEFAVFIPYSYISSYAIEKGLGLQKSFLLNVLLNAGAIPGRMLPGYIADRVGAFNTMCVTSLCCGLLILGLWLAAGDVDAKIMSFTTLFGFWSGAAISLSPVCISRVCKIEDYGKSTGMAYFIASFGALVGIPLAGFLLETGTEPYRNLIIFAGAAYMVAFVAFCGARGIAGGWKPALF from the exons ATGGAGGAACCTCGCAACGACAAACAGGGACTAAGCACAGATGAACATGCTAATTCCAGCACTGGAATGCCTCATCGGCCCTCGAACGATCATGCAAGCATCGAAGCTTTCCCCGAAGCACCCCAACCCACACTTCAAACCCCAAAGACCGTATTGGACATAC ACGATGATATTCACGACGACGATATCGAGTATCCCGAAGGCGGCTTCCAGGCCTggatggtggtggtcggCGCGTGGTGCGCCATGATCCCTCCGATGGGAATCCTCAACACCATTTCCGTTCTCCAGGGCTGGCTGCTACAAAATGAGCTCGAGGGAGTGCCCGAAAGCAAAGCAGGATGGATATTCTCATGCTacgccttcttcatcacGGCCTGCGGAGCACAAGTCG GACCGGTATTTGACGCGTTTGATATCAGGGTACTCCTCATCCCGGGCTCCATTGGCTTGATCGCCTCAATGATCTTCCTCAGTCTATCGACAG AATTCTATCAAATGCTCCTCTCCTTCGGCgtctgcggcggcatcagcgccgccttcctcttcaacccAGCCCTCTCCGCCATAGGCCATTGGTTCTGCGAGCGCCGCGCCTTCGCAACCGGCGTAGCCTGcacggccggcggcatgggcggcatcggcTTCTCCCTCATCATCCAGTACCTCGCGCCGCGTATCGGCTTCCCCTGGGCGATGCGCATTATCGCCTTCATATCGACGGGCAGCCTGATCGTCACAAACATCTTTCTCCGGAAACGGCTGCCGCCCAAACGCAAGTCCAAAGCTCTGATCGActtccgcctcctccgcgaTGTCAAGTTCGGGGCTACGGTGGTGGCCATCTTCTTTGTGGAGTTTGCCGTGTTCATTCCGTATTCGTATATATCGTCATACGCTATTGAAAAGGGACTGGGCTTGCAGAAATCATTCCTCCTCAACGTCTTGCTCAATGCCGGCGCGATTCCCGGTCGGATGTTGCCTGGATACATTGCCGACCGCGTAGGCGCCTTCAACACCATGTGCGTCACGTCTCTCTGCTGCGGTCTCTTGATCCTAGGGCTCTggctcgccgccggtgatgtGGACGCCAAAATCATGTCCTTCACCACGCTGTTCGGCTTCTGGTCCGGGGCTGCCATCAGCCTGTCGCCCGTGTGCATCTCTCGCGTCTGCAAGATTGAGGACTATGGAAAGTCGACGGGCATGGCGTACTTCATTGCGAGCTTTGGTGCGCTGGTTGGTATCCCCTTGGCGGGATTCCTGCTGGAGACTGGGACTGAGCCTTACCGAAATTTGATTATATTTGCGGGCGCAGCATACATGGTTGCGTTTGTTGCCTTTTGCGGTGCTAGGGGCATTGCAGGTGGCTGGAAACCAGCCTTGTTTTAG
- a CDS encoding Putative helicase, EF-Hand 1, calcium-binding, P-loop containing nucleoside triphosphate hydrolase yields the protein MDSSATSEVESVLSTNRRRLDTSAPSSPPRDDSVEPIDAAFKSIVEEEAKARAANERKTKAAKKAQNAKNRRKKKNELSKEERQRRARELEGLLARSAAFSDMLRTKTQALGRVGTSLDGETLGDHKLDMATQPKLLTGGEMRDYQLEGLTWMAEICLQGLSGILADEMGLGKTVQTISLIAHTREQNYLGPHLIVAPLSTLSNWMDEFEKWCPDIPVVLFHGDAKQRAKIRKEQLDPNIKNGVPTKKFPVVCTSYEMVLRERATLAKFKWAFIIIDEGHRMKNFESKLFQELENFTSATRMLITGTPLQNNLRELWALLHFLLPGIFKDWEAFEEWFNFDDLQDEEGTEGFIADRENQELIKKIHVILQPLLLRRVKADVAAHLPKKREYILFAPMTKEQTDIYNAINDKKIDTRAYLENKVVERLTAALNVPVKLEAAPAKQADIPIRSSPRKAESKAVLEPKKTNAFSAMMNRARSSSSKVQDIGTAASKTPSKASSRASSKRKEAPTSETPQPKSAKSSRQSTPSTTTRGRATRGRRCYVDSDPDDDDKLSDDEFEAKLANEAEQGSKDDNAIVLSDEEQQRVKLLEHAKKEMSSKKLGNPDMQLRLVCNSPHNFFDPWSYEGSPPVDESIVTSSGKMLMLDRLLPTLFSRGHKVLIFSQFKTQLDILQDYCELRKWNACRLDGSVSQESRRDQIKEFNQNPDFKIFLLSTRAGGQGINLASADTVILFDSDWNPQQDLQAQDRCHRIGQTRPVIVYRLATKGTVEEELLLSADAKRRLEKLVIKKGSFKTMGQKVDLQEDLDKETLKSLLLKDGQIFKRSGEHEILSDKDLDVLCDRSDEAYSQAARGTANADGYKVIETTSGGIAIAGEDTA from the exons ATGGACTCCTCCGCCACTTCCGAGGTCGAGTCTGTCCTGTCCACCAACAGAAGACGCCTAGACACCAGCgccccttcttcgcctcccAGGGACGACAGTGTTGAGCCCATTGATGCCGCTTTTAAGAGCAtcgtcgaagaggaggccaaggctcGCGCCGCCAATGAGAGAAAGACGAAGGCGGCTAAGAAGGCACAGAACGCCAAGAACCGCCgtaagaagaagaatgagCTGAGCAAggaagagaggcagagaCGGGCCAGGGAGCTGGAGGGCCTGCTCGCCAGGTCTGCCGCTTTCAGTGACATGCTTCGCACCAAGACACAGGCCTTGGGCCGCGTCGGCACCAGTCTGGATGGCGAAACACTCGGAGATCACAAGTTGGATATGGCCACTCAGCCCAAGCTGCTGACCGGCGGCGAAATGCGTGACTATCAACTCGAGGGTCTCACCTGGATGGCTGAGATCTGCCTCCAGGGCCTGTCCGGAATCCTTGCCGATGAGATGGGTCTTG GCAAGACGGTTCAGACCATTTCCCTCATCGCCCATACCAGAGAACAGAACTATTTGGGCCCTCACTTGATCGTCGCACCCCTCAGCACCCTATCCAACTGGATGGACGAGTTCGAGAAGTGGTGCCCCGATATCCCCGTCGTGCTGTTTCATGGAGACGCCAAGCAGCGGGCCAAGATTAGAAAAGAGCAGCTGGACCCGAACATCAAGAATGGAGTGCCCACGAAAAAGTTCCCCGTAGTCTGCACCTCGTACGAGATGGTTCTTAGAGAACGAGCTACTCTGGCAAAGTTCAAGTGGGCTTTCATCATCATT GACGAGGGCCACCGCATGAAGAACTTCGAATCCAAGCTGttccaggagctcgagaacTTTACCTCGGCAACCCGAATGCTCATCACGGGCACGCCTCTGCAGAATAACCTCCGGGAGCTCTGGGCTCTTCTCCACTTCCTCTTACCTGGCATTTTCAAAGACTGGGAGGCCTTCGAAGAGTGGTTCAATTTTGACGATTTACAGGACGAGGAAGGCACCGAGGGTTTCATTGCCGACCGCGAGAACCAAGAGTTGATCAAAAAGATTCACGTCATTCTTcaacctcttcttctgcgTCGAGTCaaggccgatgtcgccgcTCACCTCCCCAAGAAGCGCGAGTACATCCTCTTCGCCCCGATGACCAAGGAGCAGACAGACATTTATAACGCCATTAACGACAAGAAGATTGACACCCGTGCGTACTTGGAAAACAAGGTAGTCGAACGATTGACTGCTGCCCTCAACGTGCCTGTCAAGTTGGAGGCTGCCCCTGCGAAACAGGCAGACATTCCTATCCGAAGCAGCCCTAGAAAGGCAGAGTCGAAGGCGGTGCTTgagcccaagaagaccaaCGCATTCTCGGCTATGATGAACCGAGCTAGAAGCTCATCTAGCAAGGTCCAAGACATTGGAACGGCGGCGTCCAAGACTCCGTCCAAGGCATCTTCTCGCGCCAGTTCCAAGCGCAAAGAGGCGCCCACCTCTGAGACTCCGCAGCCGAAGAGCGCCAAGTCGTCTCGACAGTCGACCCCGTCGACCACcactcgaggtcgagccACTCGTGGCAGACGCTGCTACGTTGACTCCGatcccgacgacgacgacaagctcTCCGACGACGAGTTTGAAGCAAAACTGGCGAATGAGGCTGAGCAGGGCAGCAAGGACGACAATGCCATTGTCTTGTCTGATGAAGAGCAGCAACGAGtcaagcttctcgagcatgccaagaaggagatgaGTTCAAAGAAGCTCGGCAACCCCGACATGCAACTTCGCCTCGTGTGCAACAGCCCCCACAACTTCTTCGATCCTTGGAGCTACGAGGGCAGCCCTCCGGTTGACGAGAGCATCGTTACCTCGTCCGGCAAGATGCTCATGCTCGATCGGCTCCTCCCCACCTTGTTCTCCAGGGGTCACAAGGTGCTCATCTTCAGTCAGTTCAAGACCCAGCTCGACATTCTCCAGGACTACTGTGAGCTGCGCAAGTGGAACGCCTGCCGCCTAGATGGATCCGTTTCCCAGGAGAGCCGGCGTGACCAGATTAAAGAGTTCAATCAGAACCCCGACTTCAAGATCTTCTTGCTCTCGAcgcgcgccggcggccagggcaTCAACCTCGCAAGTGCCGACACCGTCATCCTCTTCGACAGTGACTGGAATCCCCAGCAGGATCTCCAGGCTCAGGATCGCTGCCATCGCATCGGTCAGACCCGTCCCGTCATTGTCTACCGACTCGCTACGAAGGGCActgtcgaggaggagcttcTCCTGAGCGCCGATGCCAAGCGCCGTCTGGAGAAGCTGGTTATCAAGAAGGGCTCGTTCAAGACCATGGGCCAGAAGGTGGATCTTCAAGAGGATCTGGACAAGGAGACGCTGAAGTCTCTGCTGTTGAAGGATGGCCAGATCTTCAAGCGCTCGGGAGAGCACGAGATTCTCAGCGACAAGGATCTCGACGTGCTTTGCGACAG GAGCGACGAGGCCTACTCCCAAGCTGCCCGGGGCACTGCCAATGCCGATGGATACAAGGTTATCGAGACGACTTCCGGTGGCATCGCCATTGCCGGCGAGGATACCGCCTAA